In a genomic window of Variovorax paradoxus:
- a CDS encoding DUF350 domain-containing protein: MGFEWLKPGVVLGSLVYALIGVVIFWLCFLIIDKITPYDLWGEIVEKQNVALGLVVAAMSLGISIIVAAAIH, from the coding sequence ATGGGATTTGAATGGCTGAAACCTGGCGTGGTCCTCGGATCGCTCGTGTACGCGCTGATCGGCGTGGTGATCTTCTGGCTCTGCTTCCTGATCATCGACAAGATCACGCCCTATGACCTGTGGGGCGAGATCGTCGAGAAGCAGAACGTGGCGCTGGGCCTGGTCGTCGCCGCGATGAGCCTGGGCATCAGCATCATCGTCGCCGCCGCCATCCATTGA
- a CDS encoding DUF4178 domain-containing protein, which translates to MAEEAGGTQRYYRAPCPGCGAPVEFRSAQSTHAVCPYCQSTVVRQGDTLARTGKMAELFDDFSPLQLFAAGRIQDKPFTIVGRLQYKYAGGRWTEWIAALDGDRTGVLSEDNGAYVFSLPFELQRTPPAAADLRVGATTAFNGQSYTVASNEEVTLVSAQGELPHLPELGRPFQVVELRNDKGLVLSLDYGSQPPTAALGRSVELESLQLTGLREDSAKDEKGRSFNCPNCGSPVTLNLADSKSVTCRSCNSIIDLSQGIGGELKHAAQNEPVRPLIALGSMGQLQGVQWQVVGFQHRMGSEPGDDEQFGWDEYLLYNKKRGFSFLVDAEDGWSMVRPTTGAPVMAENGSTATYLGKRYQQQYAYNAETTYVAGEFYWQVERGQKTFNRDFASGGALLSMERSANELTWSSGSKIDSGAVATAFKLDAKKDLFERSDALPVSAASGLGCGTMIVIAIVIIVLVIILSTCSSSGGGSGGGYRSSGGSYGGSSSGGGHK; encoded by the coding sequence CGCTACTACCGCGCGCCCTGCCCCGGTTGCGGCGCGCCGGTCGAGTTCCGATCGGCCCAGTCGACCCATGCGGTCTGCCCCTACTGCCAGAGCACCGTCGTGCGCCAGGGCGACACGCTCGCGCGCACCGGCAAGATGGCCGAGCTGTTCGACGACTTCAGCCCGCTGCAGCTGTTCGCCGCGGGCCGGATCCAGGACAAGCCCTTCACCATCGTCGGCCGGCTTCAATACAAGTACGCCGGCGGCCGCTGGACCGAATGGATCGCGGCCCTCGACGGCGACCGCACCGGCGTGCTCAGCGAGGACAACGGCGCCTACGTCTTCTCGCTGCCGTTCGAACTGCAGCGCACGCCGCCGGCCGCGGCCGACCTGCGCGTGGGCGCCACCACCGCCTTCAACGGCCAGAGCTACACCGTCGCCTCGAACGAGGAAGTGACGCTGGTCTCGGCGCAGGGCGAACTGCCGCACCTGCCCGAGCTCGGCCGGCCGTTCCAGGTGGTCGAGCTGCGCAACGACAAGGGCCTGGTGCTGAGCCTGGACTACGGCTCGCAGCCGCCCACGGCCGCGCTGGGCCGCTCGGTCGAACTCGAATCGCTGCAGCTCACGGGCCTGCGCGAGGACTCCGCCAAGGACGAGAAGGGCCGCAGCTTCAACTGTCCCAACTGCGGCTCGCCGGTCACGCTCAACCTGGCCGACAGCAAGAGCGTCACCTGCCGTTCGTGCAACAGCATCATCGACCTGTCGCAGGGCATCGGCGGCGAGCTCAAGCATGCGGCGCAGAACGAGCCGGTGCGCCCGCTGATCGCGCTGGGCAGCATGGGCCAGCTGCAGGGCGTGCAGTGGCAGGTGGTGGGTTTCCAGCACCGCATGGGCAGCGAGCCCGGCGACGACGAGCAGTTCGGCTGGGACGAATACCTGCTCTACAACAAGAAGCGCGGCTTCAGCTTCCTGGTCGATGCCGAGGACGGCTGGAGCATGGTGCGCCCCACCACCGGCGCGCCGGTGATGGCCGAGAACGGCAGCACCGCCACCTACCTCGGCAAGCGCTACCAGCAGCAGTACGCCTACAACGCCGAGACCACCTACGTGGCCGGCGAGTTCTACTGGCAGGTCGAGCGCGGGCAGAAGACCTTCAACCGCGACTTCGCGTCCGGCGGCGCCCTGCTGTCGATGGAGCGCTCGGCCAACGAGCTCACCTGGTCCTCGGGCAGCAAGATCGACAGCGGCGCGGTCGCCACGGCCTTCAAGCTCGATGCCAAGAAGGACCTGTTCGAGCGCTCCGACGCACTGCCGGTCAGCGCGGCTTCGGGGCTGGGCTGCGGCACCATGATCGTGATCGCCATCGTGATCATCGTGCTGGTCATCATCCTGAGCACCTGCAGCAGCAGCGGCGGCGGTTCGGGCGGCGGCTACCGCAGCTCGGGCGGCTCCTACGGCGGCTCCTCGAGCGGCGGCGGCCACAAATGA